A window from Alkalicoccobacillus plakortidis encodes these proteins:
- a CDS encoding NAD(P)/FAD-dependent oxidoreductase: MEKLVILGAGYGGMRVMQRLLPNDLPKNVEITLIDRLPYHCLKTEYYALAAGTAADHHLRVAFPEDSRLKVTYANVDSIELEEKAVILESGESVPYDKLIVGLGCEDKYHGVPGAKEHAYSIQTMGATRKTYEALNNVRPEGIVSIVGGGLSGVELASELRESRPDLTIKLFDRGEMILSAFPRKLSTYVQGWFVDHGVDIINKSNITKVEPDAIYNHDERIEVDAVIWTAGIQPVEVVRNLDVAKDSAGRIELTPQHFLPGNEDVFVVGDCASLPHAPSAQLAEGQAEQIVQILKAQWNGEALPEQLPKIKLKGVLGSLGKKHGFGLMGERTLLGRVPRVLKSGVLWMYKYHSG, encoded by the coding sequence ATGGAAAAACTAGTTATTCTAGGTGCTGGTTATGGCGGAATGCGTGTTATGCAGCGACTTCTTCCAAATGACCTGCCAAAAAATGTTGAGATTACGTTAATTGATCGCTTGCCCTACCATTGTTTAAAAACAGAATATTATGCTCTCGCTGCAGGTACTGCCGCAGATCATCATTTACGCGTTGCCTTTCCTGAAGACTCTCGTTTAAAAGTAACATATGCTAACGTCGATTCAATTGAACTTGAAGAAAAAGCAGTGATCCTCGAGAGCGGAGAGTCTGTTCCATACGATAAGCTCATTGTTGGACTTGGTTGCGAAGACAAATATCATGGCGTTCCAGGCGCCAAAGAACATGCTTATAGTATTCAAACAATGGGAGCCACTCGTAAGACTTATGAAGCCCTAAACAACGTTCGTCCGGAAGGAATCGTATCGATTGTAGGCGGTGGCTTAAGTGGTGTCGAATTAGCAAGTGAACTTCGCGAAAGTCGACCTGATTTAACCATCAAATTGTTCGACCGTGGTGAAATGATTTTATCTGCATTCCCACGCAAACTAAGCACGTATGTACAAGGATGGTTCGTTGACCATGGTGTTGACATCATCAATAAATCAAATATCACAAAAGTAGAACCCGATGCTATCTATAATCATGACGAACGAATTGAAGTCGATGCAGTTATTTGGACAGCAGGCATTCAACCAGTTGAAGTCGTACGGAACTTAGACGTAGCAAAAGATTCCGCAGGTCGTATCGAATTAACCCCACAACATTTTCTTCCCGGTAACGAAGATGTATTTGTAGTAGGTGACTGTGCGAGCCTGCCTCATGCCCCAAGTGCGCAGCTAGCAGAAGGGCAGGCCGAACAAATTGTTCAGATCCTCAAGGCACAGTGGAACGGAGAAGCCTTACCTGAACAGCTGCCAAAAATTAAACTAAAAGGTGTACTAGGTTCACTAGGCAAAAAGCACGGATTTGGCCTTATGGGCGAACGTACATTACTCGGACGAGTCCCCCGCGTATTAAAAAGTGGTGTGCTTTGGATGTACAAGTATCACTCAGGATGA
- a CDS encoding YuzD family protein translates to MSTIGIIVTVYGAEQKCASCVHLPSALETKEWLEAALSRKFPDIGLEVLYVDIENPNGEEQESFSEAILNDEYFYPLVVLNGEVIAEGNPNLKSVSAKVEAAV, encoded by the coding sequence GTGAGTACTATCGGAATAATAGTGACTGTATACGGTGCTGAACAGAAATGTGCAAGCTGTGTACATCTGCCAAGTGCATTAGAAACAAAGGAATGGTTAGAAGCAGCATTAAGTAGAAAATTCCCCGACATTGGGTTAGAAGTTTTATATGTGGATATCGAGAATCCAAACGGAGAAGAACAAGAATCATTCTCTGAAGCCATCTTAAATGATGAATACTTTTATCCACTCGTCGTATTAAATGGAGAAGTTATTGCAGAAGGAAATCCAAATCTCAAAAGTGTGTCAGCTAAGGTTGAAGCGGCTGTCTGA
- a CDS encoding NifU family protein, whose product METSTDMLEEVQEVLEKLRPFLLRDGGDVELVGIEDGIVRVRLLGACGSCPSSTITLKAGIERALLEEVPGVKELEQVF is encoded by the coding sequence ATGGAAACAAGTACTGATATGTTAGAAGAAGTACAAGAAGTATTAGAGAAGCTTCGTCCTTTTTTACTTCGTGACGGTGGAGATGTTGAGCTCGTAGGAATTGAAGATGGTATTGTACGTGTACGTCTATTAGGCGCATGCGGATCTTGCCCAAGTTCAACGATTACTCTAAAAGCGGGTATTGAACGCGCGCTTCTTGAGGAAGTACCTGGAGTAAAAGAGTTAGAGCAAGTATTTTAA
- a CDS encoding transcriptional regulator SplA domain-containing protein yields MLDVNSLYEGQSVYIIYRNPHTPTVATIQEATIARDPMDPSVLSLLLYDYYHPIEEDDAIFATYEAAEQLYDQFMM; encoded by the coding sequence ATGTTAGATGTAAATAGCTTATATGAAGGGCAGTCCGTTTATATTATCTACAGAAATCCTCACACGCCAACTGTTGCAACGATCCAAGAAGCAACAATTGCTCGGGATCCTATGGACCCATCCGTATTGTCATTACTTCTCTATGATTATTATCATCCAATTGAAGAGGATGACGCCATCTTTGCAACCTACGAAGCAGCTGAACAACTGTATGATCAATTTATGATGTAA
- the thrB gene encoding homoserine kinase: protein MNAVSFQIKVPGSTANLGPGFDSIGLAVSRYLELNVQTAEEWFFSSDSEDLIGIPPDETNLVCEVAKHVGKLFGVVIPPCHVVMTSNIPLARGLGSSAAAIVAGIELGCFFYKESVTPAEKVRIASLWEGHPDNVAASVYGGLVIGTHSEESTHVIAAGVPEIDLVCLIPKNEVLTKTARGVLPSQLAFAEAVKAGSIGNVLTAAALTGDWKLAGEMMGKDLYHQPYRKQLIPLLDEALTYASTQEDIYGAALSGAGPTILCITKQGYGQQVADKISQAFEGIEIDVLSPASDGVQVITK, encoded by the coding sequence ATGAATGCTGTGTCTTTTCAAATAAAGGTTCCAGGTAGCACGGCGAATCTGGGACCAGGTTTTGATTCAATTGGCTTAGCTGTTAGTCGTTATCTTGAACTGAATGTGCAAACAGCAGAAGAGTGGTTTTTCTCCTCTGATTCTGAGGATCTAATAGGTATTCCACCTGATGAAACGAACCTTGTTTGTGAGGTAGCGAAGCATGTTGGCAAGTTATTCGGAGTAGTAATTCCCCCATGCCATGTTGTGATGACGAGTAATATTCCATTGGCGCGTGGACTTGGAAGTAGTGCAGCCGCAATTGTAGCAGGCATAGAGCTCGGTTGTTTTTTCTATAAAGAATCGGTAACGCCTGCAGAGAAAGTTCGTATTGCTAGTCTTTGGGAAGGTCATCCCGATAATGTAGCAGCCTCTGTCTATGGCGGACTTGTTATTGGTACGCATAGTGAAGAGTCTACACATGTGATAGCTGCTGGAGTTCCAGAGATCGATCTCGTTTGCCTGATTCCGAAAAATGAGGTATTAACTAAAACGGCACGGGGCGTATTGCCGAGTCAACTAGCTTTTGCAGAAGCTGTTAAGGCTGGTAGTATAGGCAATGTACTGACGGCCGCCGCTTTAACAGGTGACTGGAAATTAGCTGGCGAGATGATGGGTAAAGATCTGTATCATCAGCCTTATCGTAAACAATTAATCCCTCTTTTAGACGAGGCATTAACGTACGCCTCTACTCAAGAGGATATTTACGGAGCTGCGTTAAGTGGCGCTGGACCAACGATTTTATGTATTACCAAACAAGGTTATGGTCAACAAGTGGCAGATAAAATTAGTCAGGCATTTGAGGGTATTGAAATCGATGTGTTAAGCCCGGCGAGTGATGGAGTTCAGGTAATAACAAAATAA
- a CDS encoding homoserine dehydrogenase — translation MEESVKVGLLGLGTVGTGVASIITRHQKELQHQVGCPVEIKKVLVRNKQKLRENSFQDALLTEDPQEVLNDEEIDVIVEVIGGVEQTKEWLLTALSNHKHVVTANKDLMAIHGAELLKTAVEYNCDLYYEASVAGGIPILRSLSDGLSADRITKIMGIVNGTTNYILTKMSTKGSSYDDVLKQAQELGFAESDPTADVEGLDAARKMAILATLGFSAPVSLADVSVEGISSVSDVDLQYAERLGYTMKLIGIADRTKGKIDVSVRPTLLPNEHPLSSVHNEYNAVYIHGEAVGETMFYGPGAGSLPTATAVVSDLVTVMKNMRLGVNGKSVLAPMNEKKLKSADEIDSQYFIRLRVLDQTGTFSAITALFAEFDVSFEKLLQLPVEGEELAEIIVVTHKTSKKTFDGLLERLGNVEVVESVESSYCVEGGN, via the coding sequence GTGGAAGAGTCTGTAAAAGTAGGACTTCTTGGACTAGGAACAGTTGGAACAGGTGTGGCGTCTATTATTACACGCCACCAAAAAGAGTTACAGCATCAAGTAGGCTGTCCAGTTGAAATTAAAAAAGTTCTTGTGCGCAACAAACAAAAGCTTAGAGAGAATTCATTCCAAGATGCGCTCTTAACCGAAGATCCACAAGAAGTGCTTAATGATGAAGAAATCGATGTCATTGTTGAAGTGATCGGTGGAGTTGAACAAACAAAAGAGTGGTTACTAACGGCTCTTTCCAATCATAAACATGTTGTCACGGCCAACAAAGACTTAATGGCCATTCACGGCGCTGAACTGTTAAAAACGGCGGTGGAATACAACTGTGATTTGTATTATGAAGCAAGTGTTGCAGGTGGAATTCCTATTCTACGCAGTTTATCTGATGGATTATCAGCTGATCGTATTACAAAAATCATGGGCATCGTGAATGGAACAACAAATTATATTCTAACAAAGATGAGCACAAAAGGTAGCTCTTATGATGATGTATTAAAACAGGCTCAAGAGCTTGGTTTTGCAGAGAGTGATCCAACTGCTGATGTTGAAGGTTTAGATGCGGCAAGAAAAATGGCGATTCTAGCAACACTTGGATTCTCTGCGCCAGTTAGTTTAGCAGATGTGTCTGTTGAGGGAATTAGCAGTGTCTCAGATGTCGATCTTCAATATGCTGAAAGACTTGGTTACACAATGAAGCTAATTGGGATTGCCGATCGTACAAAAGGCAAAATTGATGTTAGTGTGCGTCCGACTTTATTACCAAATGAGCATCCTTTATCTTCTGTTCACAATGAATATAACGCTGTTTATATTCACGGTGAGGCCGTCGGGGAGACGATGTTTTACGGTCCTGGAGCAGGGTCACTTCCGACAGCAACCGCTGTTGTATCTGACTTAGTAACGGTTATGAAAAACATGAGACTTGGTGTTAACGGAAAAAGTGTGCTTGCACCAATGAATGAAAAGAAACTAAAATCAGCAGATGAAATTGACTCTCAATATTTTATCAGACTTAGAGTCCTCGATCAGACAGGAACGTTTTCAGCTATTACTGCACTGTTTGCTGAATTTGACGTAAGTTTTGAAAAGCTTTTACAGTTGCCGGTTGAAGGAGAAGAATTGGCAGAGATTATTGTTGTGACTCATAAAACAAGTAAAAAGACATTCGATGGTTTGCTAGAACGATTAGGAAATGTTGAGGTAGTTGAGTCAGTAGAGAGCAGTTATTGCGTTGAAGGGGGAAATTAA
- the yutH gene encoding spore coat putative kinase YutH encodes MFERNIYDSYRLYSEKRFKIDGYECFEAGGIAYILFPKDESASDETDMLTFVSFLRSAGDTSVPELIQTAQGANFSLVEGVEMYLCQLPQPNQLRMQPLPTDGRGIGEHLASWHQFGRQVQSRVGQQELFGQWGTIWTTRLEQLENWYEELYMQGPRNVVDETFLTTYPYFMGLSENAIQYVVDTDLDGTGNEYLAGTLCHRRFSDKAWISLSSNGAMIKPPTAFVYDHPARDLAEWLRNRRYQLSSQRNWKDAQDFFEGYQRHQSITPASWRLMFSRLLYPVHYFETIEDYYRCQIPIDQQKLGQSFLDLIAQEKVNETFLHRFAEERYLPNTPTGFPKVDWL; translated from the coding sequence ATGTTTGAGCGGAACATTTATGACAGTTATCGACTTTACAGTGAAAAACGGTTTAAAATTGATGGGTATGAGTGTTTTGAAGCTGGAGGAATTGCATACATCCTCTTCCCTAAAGATGAAAGTGCGTCTGACGAAACAGATATGCTTACATTTGTTTCATTCTTGCGTAGTGCTGGTGATACATCGGTTCCTGAGTTAATCCAAACCGCTCAAGGAGCGAATTTTAGCTTAGTTGAAGGGGTGGAGATGTATCTGTGCCAGTTACCTCAGCCTAATCAGCTTAGAATGCAACCATTGCCTACTGATGGGAGAGGTATTGGAGAGCATTTGGCGTCCTGGCATCAATTTGGTAGGCAGGTTCAGTCAAGAGTGGGGCAACAAGAATTGTTTGGACAGTGGGGCACCATTTGGACGACTAGGCTTGAGCAACTTGAAAATTGGTATGAAGAATTATACATGCAAGGCCCACGAAATGTGGTTGATGAAACGTTTTTAACCACGTATCCATATTTTATGGGCTTATCAGAGAATGCCATTCAATACGTCGTTGATACAGATTTGGACGGGACAGGAAATGAATATCTAGCGGGAACGTTATGTCATCGGCGTTTTTCAGACAAAGCATGGATCTCACTTTCATCAAATGGAGCAATGATTAAGCCACCAACTGCATTTGTCTATGATCATCCGGCAAGAGATCTAGCTGAATGGTTACGCAATCGCAGGTATCAGCTATCCAGTCAACGGAATTGGAAAGATGCTCAAGATTTTTTCGAAGGCTATCAGAGACATCAATCGATAACACCTGCTAGTTGGCGGTTAATGTTTTCAAGATTATTATATCCTGTTCATTATTTTGAAACGATTGAGGATTATTACCGCTGCCAGATTCCAATTGATCAGCAGAAACTTGGCCAAAGCTTTTTGGACCTTATTGCTCAAGAAAAAGTAAATGAGACATTTCTACACCGGTTTGCAGAGGAACGTTATCTTCCTAATACACCAACCGGATTTCCAAAAGTAGATTGGCTCTAA
- a CDS encoding phosphatidylglycerophosphatase A family protein — protein MEEVSPQDALEAKARDLLLKRGVTIDHIAELVHFLQSAYHPQLTLDLCKENIERVLSKREVQNAILTGIQLDILTEQKLLEQPLQGILERDEGLYGIDEIIALSIVNIYGSIGFTNYGYVDKLKPGILKQLNNKIEGVCHTFLDDIVGAIAAAASSRLAHSLEAKSFTQKTPIQQENDE, from the coding sequence ATGGAAGAAGTCAGCCCGCAAGACGCGCTTGAGGCAAAAGCAAGAGACTTGCTACTAAAAAGAGGCGTAACAATCGATCATATTGCTGAACTAGTTCATTTTCTGCAAAGTGCCTATCATCCACAACTTACACTTGATCTATGTAAGGAAAATATAGAAAGAGTGCTTTCAAAACGCGAAGTGCAGAATGCCATACTAACAGGCATTCAGCTAGACATCTTAACTGAGCAAAAGCTCCTTGAACAACCATTACAAGGGATCCTTGAACGAGATGAAGGTCTGTATGGCATTGATGAGATTATTGCTCTATCCATTGTTAATATATATGGATCAATTGGATTTACGAACTATGGCTATGTTGATAAATTAAAGCCCGGTATCTTAAAACAGTTGAACAACAAGATAGAAGGTGTCTGTCACACGTTTCTTGATGATATTGTTGGTGCCATTGCAGCCGCTGCATCAAGCAGACTTGCACATAGTCTGGAAGCCAAGTCCTTTACTCAGAAAACGCCCATTCAGCAAGAGAATGATGAGTAA
- a CDS encoding TIGR01457 family HAD-type hydrolase, with protein sequence MNYKGYLLDLDGTMYRGNTAIPEAVEFVKELKKRDLPYLFVTNNSTKTPKDVAAHLQNFLIPAEKEDVFTSGMATAAFITEQKPNARVFIVGENGLREALSQAGHIEATEDVDYVVVGLDREVSYQKIKQASLLIQKGATFIATNKDNAIPSEEGLVPGNGSIVAAIATASNTLPIFAGKPEAIIINQALDVLGTSPDETIMVGDNYQTDILAGIHAGLDTLLVFSGVTSEEDLLSIEVKPTFTHHSLAEWAFSE encoded by the coding sequence ATGAACTATAAAGGGTATTTACTTGATTTAGATGGCACAATGTATCGTGGAAACACAGCTATTCCTGAAGCAGTAGAATTTGTGAAAGAGCTGAAAAAGAGGGATCTTCCTTATTTATTTGTGACCAACAACTCAACAAAAACGCCAAAAGATGTGGCTGCTCACTTGCAGAACTTTTTGATACCGGCAGAAAAAGAGGATGTTTTTACATCTGGTATGGCAACAGCTGCATTCATTACGGAACAGAAACCAAATGCTCGTGTTTTTATTGTTGGAGAAAATGGTTTACGAGAGGCACTATCTCAAGCTGGGCATATAGAGGCGACAGAGGATGTTGACTATGTCGTAGTAGGTTTAGATCGAGAGGTTAGTTATCAAAAGATTAAACAAGCCTCACTTCTCATTCAAAAGGGAGCAACATTTATTGCTACTAACAAAGATAATGCGATTCCAAGTGAAGAAGGATTGGTACCGGGCAACGGGTCGATTGTTGCAGCGATTGCCACAGCCTCCAATACCCTTCCTATCTTTGCAGGTAAACCAGAGGCCATCATTATTAATCAAGCACTAGATGTATTAGGAACAAGTCCAGATGAAACCATTATGGTTGGCGATAATTATCAAACGGATATCTTAGCTGGCATTCACGCGGGTCTTGATACATTGCTCGTATTTTCAGGTGTAACATCAGAAGAAGACCTTCTATCCATTGAAGTCAAACCAACGTTTACTCATCATTCTCTTGCTGAATGGGCGTTTTCTGAGTAA
- a CDS encoding helix-turn-helix transcriptional regulator, with the protein MRDQTTSTRSTVLTLLKRKHELTTAELAAELNITEMAVRRHLRGLEEEQLITSRVVRQTMGRPVHKFYLTEQGNENFPRNYSHLSLGFLDDLRMMYGADTINQLFNKRHERLHQSYQSIVTGSLGERVQALADIQNEQGYMVNWTEKEDGSYEFIEYNCPIAHVAKSYPVACACEKRLFKELLDTNEVERTACMAENGDAHCVYTIKKQTTSAN; encoded by the coding sequence ATGAGAGACCAAACAACGTCAACTCGTTCAACTGTTTTAACCCTGTTAAAGCGTAAGCACGAGCTGACTACAGCAGAGCTTGCCGCAGAGCTCAATATTACAGAAATGGCGGTAAGACGTCACTTGCGTGGTTTAGAAGAAGAGCAATTAATTACGTCCCGTGTGGTTCGCCAAACAATGGGACGGCCAGTTCATAAATTTTATTTAACAGAACAAGGAAATGAGAATTTCCCACGAAACTATAGTCATTTATCATTAGGCTTTTTAGATGATTTACGGATGATGTATGGGGCTGATACGATTAATCAGCTATTTAACAAACGTCACGAACGCCTTCATCAGTCGTATCAATCAATTGTAACAGGTAGTCTGGGAGAACGTGTACAGGCATTAGCCGATATTCAAAATGAACAAGGATATATGGTGAATTGGACTGAAAAAGAGGATGGTTCGTATGAATTTATTGAATACAATTGTCCAATTGCTCACGTAGCCAAGTCGTATCCAGTTGCATGTGCATGTGAAAAGCGATTGTTTAAGGAGTTACTTGATACAAATGAGGTAGAACGTACGGCTTGTATGGCAGAGAATGGTGATGCACACTGTGTATATACCATAAAGAAACAAACAACTTCAGCTAATTAA
- a CDS encoding DUF86 domain-containing protein, with the protein MYFVDRKKIDETLDYMESLFPLIDQLQKRNRAIEELALERVCYLLIESIIDVGNSIIDGFIMRDPGSYADIVDILIDEKVISNEHGESLKQIVQCRKEIIQTTGTIDHDNLYDLLCTHWQALTAFPSKVRLYVENELGPVSAFLPKTD; encoded by the coding sequence GTGTATTTTGTTGATCGAAAAAAAATAGATGAAACCTTGGACTATATGGAATCACTTTTTCCACTCATTGACCAGTTACAAAAACGAAATCGTGCAATTGAAGAATTAGCCTTAGAGCGTGTTTGTTATTTATTAATCGAATCCATTATTGATGTTGGGAACAGTATCATTGATGGATTCATCATGCGTGATCCAGGCAGTTATGCGGACATTGTTGATATATTAATCGATGAAAAAGTCATTAGCAATGAACATGGAGAGTCACTAAAACAAATTGTGCAATGTAGAAAAGAAATCATTCAAACAACAGGCACAATCGATCATGACAACTTGTACGACTTGTTATGTACACATTGGCAAGCATTAACGGCATTTCCTTCGAAGGTCCGTTTATATGTAGAAAACGAACTAGGGCCAGTTTCTGCTTTCTTGCCAAAAACTGACTAA
- a CDS encoding YutD family protein — protein sequence MVTIQELQFEVVEDIKEGWDEEAFKSRYSDILNKYDYIVGDWGYNQLRLRGFFEDKHKKSTYDSKISTLPDYLYEYCNFGCAYFVVKRVKKRTEKGNKSKQKEGK from the coding sequence TTGGTCACAATTCAAGAACTTCAGTTTGAAGTCGTTGAGGATATAAAAGAAGGATGGGACGAAGAAGCCTTCAAATCGCGATACAGCGATATTTTAAATAAATACGATTATATTGTAGGTGACTGGGGTTATAATCAATTGCGCCTCAGAGGTTTCTTTGAAGACAAACATAAGAAATCAACGTACGATTCAAAAATAAGTACGCTACCTGATTACTTATATGAATACTGTAACTTTGGCTGCGCCTATTTTGTCGTCAAACGAGTGAAAAAGCGGACTGAAAAAGGAAACAAAAGCAAACAAAAAGAGGGCAAATAA
- the lipA gene encoding lipoyl synthase, which yields MVSRLAKKEEHIRKPEWLKIKLNINESYTGLKKMMREKKLHTVCEEARCPNIHECWAVRKTATFMILGDTCTRACRFCAVKTGLPTELDLQEPERVADSVSDMGLKHVVITAVARDDLKDGGSEVFAETVRAIRRKNPFCTIEVLPSDMLGNENSLQTLMNARPNIMNHNIETVRRLSPRVRARATYDRTLEFLRRAKEMHEDIPTKSSLMIGLGETKEEIIETMDDLRANNVNIMTIGQYLQPTKKHLKVQKYYHPDEFAELREIAMSKGFSHCEAGPLVRSSYHADEQVNQAQVNEEARKVQNESAVK from the coding sequence ATGGTGAGTAGGTTGGCAAAGAAAGAAGAGCATATTCGCAAGCCGGAGTGGCTTAAAATTAAGCTTAATATCAATGAATCTTATACAGGCCTGAAAAAAATGATGCGTGAAAAAAAACTACATACGGTATGTGAGGAAGCACGGTGTCCTAACATCCATGAGTGTTGGGCTGTAAGGAAAACAGCAACATTTATGATACTAGGTGATACTTGTACAAGGGCCTGCAGATTTTGTGCAGTCAAAACAGGCCTTCCCACAGAGTTAGACTTACAAGAACCGGAACGTGTTGCAGATTCAGTGAGTGATATGGGACTGAAACATGTCGTCATTACAGCTGTTGCCAGAGACGATCTTAAGGATGGCGGTTCTGAGGTATTTGCAGAAACTGTTCGTGCTATTCGTCGCAAAAACCCTTTCTGCACAATTGAAGTCTTACCTTCAGACATGCTTGGAAATGAGAATAGTCTACAAACATTAATGAATGCACGACCTAATATAATGAACCATAATATTGAAACGGTACGTCGCTTATCACCAAGAGTTCGCGCCCGTGCAACGTATGATCGCACGCTTGAATTTCTCCGTCGTGCAAAGGAAATGCATGAGGATATTCCAACTAAATCTAGTTTGATGATTGGACTAGGTGAAACCAAGGAAGAAATCATTGAAACGATGGATGACTTACGTGCAAATAACGTCAACATCATGACGATTGGTCAGTACTTGCAACCAACAAAAAAACACCTAAAGGTTCAAAAATATTATCATCCAGATGAATTTGCTGAGCTTCGTGAAATTGCAATGAGTAAAGGATTCAGCCATTGTGAAGCAGGTCCTTTGGTTCGTTCGTCCTACCATGCAGATGAGCAAGTGAATCAGGCTCAAGTTAATGAAGAAGCTAGAAAAGTTCAAAATGAATCAGCTGTAAAATAA
- a CDS encoding M23 family metallopeptidase, with product MAWGGRRIHEGTDLFAGYGVPIQSTSYGTVELIGWNNYGGWRVGIRDLDNIYHYYAHLSGFEKGLEKGDVVKPGQVVGYCGSSGYGKPGTQGKFPPHLHYGMYRDNGVTEWSFDPYPLLKSWRDKLIRIGRGKDGVSSWKTTTRESIATFSSMTILCKFFIKNKRRTFLNKGMFAALLCLFTFVPVWVSLLHFSFSSFGCFSSIKDAEY from the coding sequence GTGGCTTGGGGCGGCCGTCGTATACATGAAGGCACAGATCTATTTGCAGGTTATGGCGTACCGATTCAATCTACTTCTTACGGGACTGTTGAATTAATTGGGTGGAATAACTACGGTGGTTGGAGAGTCGGCATACGTGATTTAGATAACATCTATCATTATTATGCCCACCTTAGCGGCTTTGAAAAAGGATTAGAAAAAGGAGACGTCGTTAAGCCAGGACAAGTGGTTGGATACTGCGGAAGCTCTGGATACGGAAAACCAGGCACACAAGGTAAATTCCCTCCCCATCTGCATTATGGCATGTATCGTGACAACGGAGTGACCGAATGGTCCTTTGATCCGTACCCACTATTAAAAAGCTGGAGAGACAAGCTTATAAGAATAGGAAGAGGTAAGGATGGAGTATCCTCCTGGAAAACCACCACTCGAGAGTCAATCGCCACGTTCAGCTCTATGACAATCCTCTGCAAATTTTTTATAAAAAACAAACGACGAACGTTCCTCAATAAAGGAATGTTCGCCGCTTTGCTTTGTCTATTTACTTTTGTTCCCGTATGGGTGAGTTTACTTCATTTCAGCTTTTCTTCGTTTGGTTGCTTTTCTAGCATTAAGGATGCTGAATACTAA